The Aspergillus chevalieri M1 DNA, chromosome 5, nearly complete sequence genome includes a region encoding these proteins:
- a CDS encoding uncharacterized protein (SECRETED:SignalP(1-17)), which yields MHYPFVLISTLTTIAFAAPAPPNLRSTHTTTTTTTTTTATLNKPTTHIGTPQIAHVPITIPDQRPPHQVNPNLRPVYTPIARPGPGIEPGRNPLFARSQREDKVKRDDPRDPAIVAVLSSIAEGVKKQQQQQQHTRRAEQLSDPPVHDTARPAHSITWINDPMEIIGRRAVDSEVYDSENALDAPDYPLQRKEQRALDEEGDSIVPEGNGWTLLQQRGLDVPDYSLQWQDQHTLESDEGRDSLVPEGNGWTLLQQRGLVQRDDVDDKDEEEYNTANVIADVQRRGYVRRNDGDDEEIRTVGVMRDVMQNAQ from the exons ATGCATTACCCATTCGTCCTCATTAGCACCCTCACCACCATCGCCTTCGCCGCCCCTGCTCCCCCGAACTTGCGCTCAACACATACgaccacaaccaccaccactactacTACGGCAACCTTGAACAAGCCTACTACACATATCGGAACACCTCAAATTGCACACGTTCCTATTACCATTCCTGATCAAC GGCCCCCACACCAAGTCAACCCAAACCTCCGCCCAGTCTACACCCCAATTGCTCGACCCGGTCCCGGTATCGAGCCCGGTCGCAATCCGTTATTTGCACGCAGTCAGCGAGAGGACAAAGTCAAGCGCGATGACCCCCGGGATCCGGCGATTGTCGCGGTACTCAGCAGTATTGCGGAGGGTGtcaagaagcagcagcagcagcagcagcatacACGACGTGCCGAGCAACTTTCGGATCCCCCCGTTCATGATACTGCTCGTCCGGCGCACTCCATTACCTGGATAAATGATCCGATGGAAATAATTGGCCGTCGCGCAGTGGATAGTGAGGTCTATGACTCGGAGAACGCTCTTGATGCGCCCGATTATCCTCTTCAGCGGAAGGAACAGCGTGCGTTGGATGAAGAAGGTGATAGTATTGTTCCGGAGGGTAACGGATGGACGCTTCTACAGCAGAGGGGGCTTGATGTGCCCGATTATTCTCTTCAGTGGCAGGACCAACATACGTTGGAATCGGATGAAGGGCGTGATAGTCTTGTTCCGGAGGGTAACGGGTGGACGCTTCTACAGCAGAGGGGGCTTGTGCAGCGTGACGATGTTGATGATAAAGATGAGGAGGAATACAATACTGCTAATGTAATAGCAGATGTGCAGAGAAGGGGGTATGTGCGGCGCAATGATGGCGACGATGAGGAAATTAGGACTGTTGGTGTGATGAGGGATGTGATGCAAAATGCGCAGTAA
- a CDS encoding T6SS phospholipase effector Tle1-like catalytic domain-containing protein (COG:S;~EggNog:ENOG410Q2I3;~InterPro:IPR018712;~PFAM:PF09994) yields MEKENERELVLCFDGTGNTFRADGGESNILKIFRLLDRTKENRYCYYQPGIGTEISPSSLANLALRPTAKLNTQKALDLALATSFNKHVIGGYRFLARRWKPGTKIYLFGFSRGAYTARFLNEMLDYVGLISADNEELIPFVWEAFTDWKFAPQSHRRRHRAYEILRISRETMCRPIERVYFLGLFDTVNSVAEFEKSSGNSGSTNQNACQPRPIITRHAVSIDERRIKFQPVLFANEAGIKRRRPIMYEQTEEVFTADADGPEDDAPTDLEEVYFAGDHSDVGGGWRPDRENNEPYPTSHIPLAWMVNEAMRAGLTFDEKKIEKLTPDLWEVTSPTPTPTSPSNTETTLCQSHENAVRTAETAQIHDSLDFDSGKGFTTFFWRLLEYLPFKRPAVQPDGSIVMTRWHTHGLRRPLPKQALVHGSVVRRLRRDPEYRPYNLGLGLKPNMQDRREEDRDIGKWKCVSEDGLREYWVRG; encoded by the exons ATGGAGAAAGAAAACGAACGAGAACTCGTCCTCTGCTTCGACGGCACAGGAAACACCTTCCGTGCCGACGGAGGTGAAAGCAATATCCTGAAGATCTTCCGTCTCCTTGACCGGACGAAGGAGAATCGCTACTGTTACTATCAGC CCGGCATCGGCACCGAAATCTCCCCCAGCAGCCTCGCAAACCTCGCTCTCCGGCCAACCGCGAAACTAAACACCCAGAAAGCCCTCGACCTTGCTCTCGCAACCTCCTTTAACAAACACGTAATTGGCGGATACCGCTTCCTCGCGCGCCGATGGAAACCGGGCACGAAAATCTACCTCTTCGGGTTCTCGCGGGGCGCGTATACAGCGCGTTTCCTGAACGAGATGCTCGATTATGTCGGGCTGATCAGCGCTGATAATGAAGAGTTGATTCCGTTTGTCTGGGAGGCGTTTACGGATTGGAAGTTTGCGCCGCAGTCGCATAGGAGACGACATCGGGCGTATGAGATTCTGCGGATTAGTAGGGAGACGATGTGTCGGCCGATCGAGAGAGTTTATTTCCTCGGCTTGTTCGACACGGTCAACAGCGTTGCTGAGTTTGAGAAAAGTAGTGGGAATAGCGGGAGTACGAACCAGAATGCTTGTCAACCGCGACCGATTATCACTCGACATGCGGTTAGCATTGACGAGCGGCGCATCAAGTTTCAACCCGTGCTATTCGCCAACGAAGCGGGTATCAAACGTCGCCGACCGATCATGTACGAGCAGACCGAGGAAGTCTTCACAGCGGACGCAGATGGCCCCGAAGACGACGCACCAACAGATCTCGAAGAGGTATACTTCGCCGGCGACCATAGCGACGTCGGCGGAGGTTGGCGACCGGACAGAGAAAACAACGAACCATATCCCACATCACACATTCCGCTCGCCTGGATGGTAAACGAAGCCATGCGCGCAGGCCTAACCTTCGACGAGAAGAAAATCGAGAAACTAACGCCCGATCTATGGGAAGTGACATCCCCAACTCCAACGCCCACATCGCCATCAAACACAGAAACAACACTCTGCCAAAGCCATGAAAACGCCGTGCGGACAGCAGAAACAGCGCAAATCCACGACTCGCTCGATTTCGACTCCGGAAAGGGCTTTACAACATTCTTCTGGCGGTTATTGGAGTATTTACCGTTCAAACGCCCCGCTGTTCAGCCTGATGGGTCGATCGTCATGACCCGCTGGCACACCCATGGATTGCGACGGCCGCTCCCGAAACAGGCTCTGGTTCATGGGAGTGTAGTTAGGCGCTTGCGCAGGGATCCTGAGTATCGACCGTATAACTTGGGGTTGGGGCTGAAGCCGAATATGCAAGATCggagggaggaggatagGGATATTGGGAAGTGGAAGTGTGTTAGTGAGGATGGATTGAGGGAGTATTGGGTTAGGGGTTGA